A window of the Butyricimonas faecalis genome harbors these coding sequences:
- a CDS encoding DUF6562 domain-containing protein, with protein MIKKFFTFMMAAGVLLATSCSHDDLDTVQSGNEAQVTFSLSLEGGIATRAISDGSQADKLVYAVFDENGGRISTIQKIERTDVTFPATETLTLAKGQTYKIAFWAQDADCEAYTIDDNMNVTVSYENASNNDETRDAFFKTETFTVTGSTSIHVELKRPFAQINVGVTEEDWEAAVASGVTIKNSSVVIKNAATSINLLTGAVSGSEVVTHSLNTIPTEDLKVDVNGDGTIGNDETYTWLSMSYILVNDGGEDNASVDGAQKATLESLEFTFQPESGNEITLKSGLTNVPVQRNWRTNILGKLLTSDIIFNISIDPIYDGDYIYPDGSAQELAMAAAYGGTITLQENVVLQEPLKIAAGKSVVINLNGKRITPPTGADRTIQVFDGAELVINGEGTIGSLSGGALAVCVLGGKLTINGGTYNGGSECSCIYLFNSAQNGVQNKGSIEINGGTFKVKAPWNNFYYVLNQQNGAEGTITVKGGTFENYDPSKGDDHDQPTNFVAEGYASVKTKNTTPYGTYQVVKIAENADEAKAAIGKPNGIVVVASNMTASSWSIAKGSSKLILNNNAVLSGDTKSPQSILLGPNKTLTIDGEGTIVGPKYDKPTGNRATLWLNGGSVAINGNVFVKNGGGNPGNTVDAGIMVFKGKVNIYSGYFYAANDATGAPNPCIHLAGDSYNGTCVLNVYGGVFESETETNNYLINVQDSKSAATWNKIAIYGGIFVGFNPANGDSGTNISTFVADGYESVQTTYNGKTAWEVKKIGE; from the coding sequence ATGATTAAGAAATTCTTTACGTTTATGATGGCGGCAGGTGTACTGCTTGCAACATCGTGTTCGCATGACGATTTGGATACAGTTCAGTCCGGGAATGAGGCCCAAGTGACATTCTCGCTTAGCCTTGAAGGGGGAATCGCTACTCGTGCCATCAGCGACGGTTCACAAGCTGACAAGCTGGTGTATGCCGTGTTTGATGAAAACGGAGGGCGAATTTCTACCATCCAAAAGATTGAAAGAACAGACGTTACCTTTCCCGCCACAGAGACCTTGACTTTGGCCAAGGGGCAAACTTACAAGATTGCATTCTGGGCTCAAGATGCGGATTGCGAAGCGTATACCATAGATGATAACATGAATGTTACGGTAAGTTACGAGAACGCATCGAACAACGACGAGACCCGCGATGCATTCTTCAAGACCGAGACATTCACCGTCACCGGTTCCACTTCAATTCATGTCGAGTTGAAACGTCCTTTCGCACAGATCAATGTCGGCGTGACCGAGGAGGATTGGGAAGCCGCTGTCGCTTCGGGCGTTACGATCAAGAACTCTTCCGTAGTTATCAAGAATGCAGCAACATCTATAAACCTACTTACGGGTGCGGTAAGCGGGTCTGAAGTAGTTACGCATAGCCTTAACACAATCCCGACCGAAGATTTGAAAGTCGATGTGAACGGAGACGGAACCATCGGGAACGATGAAACCTACACGTGGCTTTCCATGAGCTACATTCTGGTAAACGATGGCGGCGAAGACAATGCTTCTGTAGATGGTGCTCAAAAAGCCACTTTGGAAAGTTTGGAGTTCACATTCCAACCCGAATCAGGTAACGAGATTACCTTGAAAAGCGGTTTGACCAACGTACCCGTGCAGCGCAACTGGAGAACCAATATCCTCGGTAAACTCTTGACCAGTGATATTATCTTTAATATCTCCATCGACCCGATTTATGACGGCGATTACATCTATCCCGACGGAAGCGCACAGGAACTGGCCATGGCTGCTGCTTACGGCGGTACAATTACCTTGCAGGAAAATGTCGTTTTGCAAGAGCCGCTTAAAATCGCCGCCGGCAAAAGCGTTGTAATCAATTTGAACGGGAAACGCATCACCCCCCCGACCGGAGCAGATCGCACCATACAAGTTTTCGATGGAGCTGAACTTGTCATTAACGGGGAAGGAACGATCGGTAGTCTTTCCGGTGGAGCTTTGGCTGTTTGTGTATTGGGCGGGAAACTTACGATTAATGGCGGTACTTACAATGGAGGTTCCGAGTGTTCGTGCATATACTTGTTCAACTCGGCCCAAAATGGAGTTCAGAACAAAGGAAGTATAGAAATCAACGGAGGTACTTTCAAGGTAAAAGCTCCCTGGAACAACTTCTATTATGTACTGAACCAACAGAATGGGGCGGAAGGCACGATTACGGTCAAGGGTGGTACTTTCGAGAATTATGACCCGAGCAAGGGTGACGACCATGACCAACCGACCAATTTCGTGGCCGAGGGGTACGCTTCAGTAAAAACAAAAAATACAACACCGTATGGCACTTATCAGGTAGTTAAAATTGCGGAAAATGCGGACGAAGCGAAAGCTGCTATCGGTAAGCCCAACGGAATCGTAGTCGTAGCTTCGAATATGACGGCCAGTTCATGGAGTATTGCTAAAGGTTCATCAAAGTTGATTCTCAATAACAATGCTGTATTGAGCGGAGATACCAAATCTCCACAAAGTATCCTTCTTGGTCCCAACAAAACATTGACAATAGACGGAGAGGGAACTATTGTAGGTCCAAAATATGATAAACCGACAGGCAATAGAGCTACATTATGGCTCAATGGAGGGAGTGTTGCCATCAACGGAAATGTTTTCGTCAAAAACGGAGGTGGAAACCCAGGCAATACTGTAGATGCGGGGATAATGGTATTTAAAGGGAAAGTAAATATTTATAGCGGTTACTTTTACGCAGCAAATGATGCAACCGGAGCCCCTAATCCCTGTATCCATCTTGCCGGCGACAGCTATAACGGAACATGTGTCCTCAATGTTTACGGAGGAGTTTTCGAATCGGAAACAGAAACGAACAACTACCTCATAAATGTGCAAGATAGTAAATCTGCTGCAACTTGGAATAAAATTGCAATCTATGGCGGAATTTTTGTTGGTTTCAATCCAGCGAATGGCGATTCGGGTACGAACATCTCAACTTTTGTTGCCGATGGGTATGAATCTGTACAAACGACCTACAACGGCAAAACCGCTTGGGAAGTTAAGAAAATAGGAGAATAA
- a CDS encoding DUF3575 domain-containing protein — protein MHVERYCIILIFLLFYTNIARSQKQRTEISINFRTNSIVIDSTYSDNAARMRGIITTLQNIKQDSTVNIVEVSFCGAASPEGSYELNRKLARGRLTSLEKFVRRDINIPDSIITRNDSYIPWDYLKSQVENSDLQNKDEIIFILEEEARLVDYHHTGTNIDNRIVKLKQLDNGKVWQQMNKLFFGQMRNAYVVIITYKKKMSPVQEPGNLPDTTIVEPEPVVDIVEVVPDTVMTVEPITPEAEEWTHHLHLKTNALGWGLATANVAVEVDLAKHWSFTFPVYYSTWNYFKSSIKFRTFAIQPEFRYWLSMHNDGLFAGAHLGLMYYNFAINGDYRYQDHNRRSPAIGGGVSVGYRLPISRNNRWRMEFSLGAGVYSLHYDKFHNTPRTKDGLLVESVKKTYWGIDQAAVSFSYAFDLKRKGGR, from the coding sequence ATGCATGTCGAAAGATATTGTATAATATTGATTTTCTTGCTGTTTTACACGAACATAGCACGTTCGCAAAAGCAACGCACGGAAATTAGCATTAATTTCCGCACGAACAGCATAGTGATTGATTCCACCTACTCTGATAACGCCGCCCGTATGCGGGGAATCATAACAACCCTGCAGAATATCAAGCAGGATAGTACGGTAAACATCGTTGAGGTTTCTTTCTGCGGGGCTGCCTCCCCGGAAGGCAGTTACGAGCTTAACCGCAAACTGGCACGAGGACGTCTCACGTCTCTCGAAAAATTTGTACGCCGAGATATCAACATACCCGACAGCATCATCACCCGAAACGACAGCTATATTCCTTGGGACTACTTGAAATCACAGGTAGAAAATTCAGACCTGCAAAACAAAGATGAGATAATCTTCATACTGGAAGAAGAGGCCCGATTAGTAGATTACCATCATACGGGGACGAACATTGACAACCGTATTGTCAAACTGAAACAACTGGATAACGGCAAAGTATGGCAACAGATGAACAAACTCTTTTTCGGGCAGATGCGGAACGCTTACGTGGTAATTATCACTTACAAAAAAAAGATGTCGCCCGTTCAAGAACCGGGGAACCTACCCGACACGACGATTGTCGAACCAGAACCGGTCGTTGATATCGTAGAAGTCGTGCCCGACACCGTAATGACAGTGGAACCCATCACTCCCGAAGCGGAGGAATGGACGCATCACCTGCATTTGAAAACCAACGCGCTTGGTTGGGGACTGGCTACCGCCAATGTTGCCGTCGAAGTGGACTTGGCAAAGCATTGGTCGTTCACGTTCCCCGTCTATTACTCGACATGGAACTATTTCAAATCCAGCATCAAATTTCGCACATTCGCTATTCAGCCGGAGTTCCGTTACTGGCTGTCGATGCATAACGACGGCCTCTTTGCCGGAGCACATCTCGGATTGATGTATTACAACTTCGCCATCAACGGCGATTACCGTTATCAAGACCATAACCGCAGAAGCCCTGCCATCGGTGGCGGTGTGAGCGTCGGTTATCGCCTGCCTATCAGCAGGAACAACCGCTGGCGGATGGAGTTCTCGCTCGGAGCCGGTGTGTATTCGCTACATTACGACAAATTCCACAACACCCCGCGCACGAAAGACGGACTGTTGGTGGAGAGCGTGAAGAAAACCTACTGGGGTATCGACCAGGCGGCGGTGTCGTTCTCGTACGCGTTTGATCTGAAAAGGAAAGGAGGCAGATAA
- a CDS encoding DMT family transporter, translated as MNVKAKGYALGVIAAATYGMNPLFALPLYEAGMNPESVLFFRYLFAIPVLGAMIKLRGRDFKLKRKEVFPLIIMGLLMALSSLTLFQSYNYMAAGIASTLLFVYPIMVALIMAFLFKEKLTLQTILCIILALGGIALLYKGEDGSTLSLLGVLLVIVSALSYAIYIVAANRPLLREIATLKLTFYVLVFGFSLFLVRVDFGANLHVVDTWYLWGNLLALAVFPTAISFLCTTQAIQYIGSTPTAILGALEPLTAVFFGVTVFGESLTVRVGCGIMMIVFAVTIIVAGSNVTTYLVRFRKLFPKLPIKRKPTH; from the coding sequence ATGAATGTAAAAGCTAAAGGATACGCGTTAGGGGTTATTGCGGCAGCAACCTATGGGATGAATCCCTTGTTTGCTCTTCCTCTGTACGAGGCGGGGATGAATCCGGAGTCAGTTCTTTTTTTCAGATATTTGTTTGCTATCCCGGTGTTGGGGGCGATGATTAAGTTGCGGGGAAGAGATTTCAAGTTGAAGCGAAAAGAGGTATTCCCGTTAATTATTATGGGATTGCTGATGGCTCTTTCGTCTCTTACCTTGTTCCAGAGCTATAATTACATGGCGGCTGGTATCGCATCGACGTTGTTGTTTGTTTACCCGATCATGGTGGCGTTGATCATGGCCTTTCTTTTTAAAGAGAAGTTGACGTTACAAACGATTTTGTGTATTATTTTGGCCTTGGGAGGGATTGCCTTGCTTTATAAAGGGGAGGACGGATCGACGTTGAGCTTGCTCGGAGTTCTTCTGGTTATTGTTTCTGCTTTGTCGTATGCTATTTATATTGTTGCAGCCAATCGACCCTTGTTGCGGGAGATCGCGACACTGAAACTGACATTCTATGTTTTAGTGTTCGGATTCTCTTTGTTCCTAGTCCGTGTTGATTTCGGGGCCAACTTACACGTGGTCGATACGTGGTATCTGTGGGGAAATCTGCTTGCCTTGGCCGTGTTTCCGACAGCCATATCGTTTCTTTGTACTACTCAAGCCATCCAGTATATCGGTTCTACCCCGACAGCTATTTTAGGGGCTTTGGAGCCCTTGACAGCGGTATTTTTCGGGGTGACTGTCTTTGGGGAGTCGTTGACCGTGAGAGTGGGATGTGGAATCATGATGATTGTTTTTGCCGTGACGATTATTGTTGCGGGAAGTAATGTCACAACTTATTTAGTACGTTTTAGAAAGCTTTTCCCGAAACTTCCGATAAAGAGAAAGCCGACGCATTAG
- a CDS encoding DUF6562 domain-containing protein, translating into MRKLLYHIWMPLVFLIACNVHEWPDTPENVTFRLKLSYEKNMTVWEHLYDGTGVTEQGLGDTYDNSRELGKIRYIIRAYPVSEKQRATREYSREFVITKDITEGYDHEVMLDLTPGDYHIMVWSDLLEDENKYPHHAADDFAGITLQGDHEGNNDYLDGFRGTGQISLVADIAEDIPNTLEIPMQRPLAKFEVITNDLAEFIEKEVSRTTAKSNGTKSVPENPASRVNLEDYRIVFHYVGFMPDTYSMFTDKPVDSSTGVTFSSALKVLNNREASLGFDYVFVNGKESAVTIQIGILDKEGTQLSLTQPIEVPLKRNHHTILRGKFLMSEASGGVIINPDFDGDYNLVFP; encoded by the coding sequence ATGAGAAAATTGTTATACCATATATGGATGCCGTTGGTATTTCTGATTGCTTGTAACGTACACGAATGGCCCGACACACCCGAAAATGTTACGTTCCGTTTGAAGTTGAGCTATGAAAAAAACATGACCGTATGGGAACACCTATACGATGGCACGGGTGTAACCGAGCAGGGATTAGGCGACACGTACGACAACAGCCGGGAACTCGGCAAAATACGCTACATCATACGTGCCTATCCCGTTTCGGAAAAACAACGCGCCACGCGGGAATACTCGCGGGAGTTCGTGATCACAAAAGACATCACGGAGGGTTACGACCACGAGGTAATGCTTGACCTCACTCCGGGCGACTATCATATCATGGTATGGTCGGATTTATTGGAAGATGAAAATAAATACCCGCACCACGCTGCCGACGACTTTGCCGGCATCACGCTTCAAGGCGACCATGAGGGAAACAACGATTACCTTGACGGTTTTCGTGGAACAGGCCAAATCTCCTTGGTTGCAGATATCGCGGAAGATATTCCTAATACGCTTGAAATCCCGATGCAACGTCCGCTTGCCAAATTCGAGGTCATCACAAACGATCTCGCGGAATTCATCGAAAAAGAGGTTTCCCGTACCACAGCAAAAAGTAACGGTACGAAATCCGTACCGGAGAACCCGGCTTCGAGGGTGAATCTCGAAGACTATAGAATCGTGTTCCACTATGTCGGTTTCATGCCCGACACATACAGTATGTTCACGGACAAGCCGGTGGATTCCTCCACGGGGGTGACGTTCTCATCGGCTTTGAAGGTATTGAACAACAGGGAAGCTTCCCTGGGATTCGACTATGTATTCGTGAACGGCAAAGAATCAGCGGTAACCATACAGATCGGGATTCTCGATAAGGAAGGCACGCAACTCTCCCTTACCCAACCGATAGAGGTGCCGTTAAAAAGAAACCACCACACCATTCTGCGGGGTAAGTTTCTGATGTCGGAAGCCTCGGGAGGCGTGATCATCAATCCAGACTTCGACGGGGATTATAACTTGGTTTTTCCATAA
- a CDS encoding DUF6562 domain-containing protein, giving the protein MEKVKHTGKREQLQAFILQLTRNNLIFNQQKNTNMRNLLLMFAMVGMLFATSCSNDDLDTVQSGDETQVTFSLSLEKKIATRAISDGSQTDKLVYAVFDENGNRISTIQKVEKTDVIFPATETLTLAKGQTYKVAFWAQDADCEAYSVDDNMNVTVSYENALNNDETRDAFFKTETFTVTGSTSIHVELKRPFAQINVGVTEEDWVAAVASGIEIKNSKVVIKDAATKLNLLTGAVSDPTTVGVTYDLATIPAENLMVDVDNDGTKETYHWLSMSYILVNDGSDATPSVDGATKTTLENLEFTFKPESGNEITLKNGLTSVPVQRNWRTNILGKLLTSDITFNISIDPIYDGDYIYPDGSAQELAMAAAYGGTVTLQEDVDLQEPLKIADGKSVVINLNGKRITPPTGADRTIQVFDGAELVINGEGTIGSLSSEALAVCVLGGKLTINGGTYYGGSECSCIYLFNSARYDGIQNKGSIEINGGTFKVNAPWNNFYYVLNQQNGSEGTITVKGGTFENYDPSRGDDHDQPTNFVAEGYKSLQKGETYVVVPNEVTDVVSSNEDLDAAISNTEGEAIIALGNNAEISLKSGAANGKSNDFTFIGDGTSTFDVISDTETAEGGQLNYQRGSTFTFQNLTIKAGEGAFDGIVCDELTYYNCTITGKLTLYGKATFINCTFENDMADQYSIWTWGGTEVKFEGCTFNTNGKAILLYGKGPTDLIVSNCTFNDRNNGSAGKAAIEIGNDYNATYSLTTTNCTVNGFADGKNTGSKLWANKNSMNAEHLSVTIDGEKVL; this is encoded by the coding sequence ATGGAAAAAGTAAAACACACGGGAAAGCGGGAACAACTCCAAGCTTTCATCCTGCAATTGACAAGAAATAACTTAATTTTTAATCAACAAAAAAATACAAACATGAGAAATTTATTATTAATGTTCGCGATGGTAGGCATGTTATTTGCGACATCGTGTTCGAATGACGATTTGGATACAGTCCAGTCCGGGGATGAGACCCAAGTGACATTCTCGCTCAGCCTTGAAAAGAAAATCGCAACCCGTGCCATTAGCGACGGTTCACAAACCGACAAGCTGGTGTATGCCGTGTTTGATGAAAACGGAAACCGTATTTCTACCATCCAAAAGGTTGAAAAAACAGACGTTATCTTTCCCGCGACAGAGACCCTGACTTTGGCCAAGGGACAAACCTACAAGGTTGCATTCTGGGCTCAGGATGCGGATTGCGAGGCTTATAGCGTAGATGACAACATGAATGTTACGGTAAGTTACGAGAACGCATTGAACAACGACGAGACCCGCGACGCATTCTTCAAGACCGAGACATTCACCGTCACCGGTTCCACTTCAATCCATGTCGAGTTGAAACGTCCTTTCGCACAGATCAATGTCGGCGTAACCGAGGAGGATTGGGTGGCCGCTGTTGCATCCGGCATCGAAATCAAAAACTCGAAAGTGGTAATCAAGGATGCTGCTACCAAGCTCAACCTGCTAACCGGTGCTGTAAGCGACCCCACCACGGTAGGGGTAACCTATGACCTCGCAACCATCCCGGCAGAAAACCTGATGGTCGATGTAGATAACGATGGGACGAAAGAAACCTACCACTGGCTTTCCATGAGTTATATACTTGTAAATGACGGAAGCGACGCAACTCCGTCTGTAGATGGAGCCACAAAAACCACGTTGGAAAACCTGGAGTTCACCTTCAAACCCGAATCAGGTAACGAGATTACCCTGAAAAACGGATTGACCAGCGTACCCGTGCAGCGCAACTGGAGAACCAATATTCTCGGCAAGCTCTTGACTAGCGATATTACCTTTAATATCTCCATCGACCCGATTTATGACGGCGATTACATCTATCCCGACGGAAGCGCACAGGAATTGGCCATGGCTGCTGCTTACGGCGGTACAGTTACTTTGCAGGAGGATGTCGATTTGCAAGAGCCGCTTAAAATCGCCGATGGCAAAAGCGTTGTAATCAATTTGAACGGGAAACGCATCACCCCCCCGACCGGAGCTGATCGCACCATACAAGTTTTCGATGGAGCTGAACTTGTAATTAACGGGGAAGGAACGATCGGTAGTCTTTCCAGCGAGGCTTTGGCAGTTTGTGTATTAGGCGGAAAACTTACGATTAACGGAGGTACTTACTACGGAGGTTCCGAATGCTCGTGCATATACTTGTTTAACTCGGCCAGATATGATGGTATTCAAAACAAAGGAAGTATAGAAATCAACGGAGGTACTTTCAAGGTAAACGCACCCTGGAACAACTTCTATTATGTACTGAACCAACAAAACGGGTCGGAAGGCACGATTACGGTCAAAGGTGGTACTTTCGAGAATTATGATCCGAGCAGGGGCGACGACCATGACCAACCGACAAATTTCGTAGCTGAAGGGTACAAGAGCCTTCAAAAGGGCGAAACGTATGTTGTCGTCCCGAATGAAGTGACGGATGTCGTAAGTTCCAACGAGGATCTTGACGCCGCAATAAGCAACACGGAGGGCGAGGCAATCATAGCATTGGGAAACAATGCAGAAATCTCGTTGAAAAGCGGTGCCGCCAATGGTAAGAGCAATGACTTCACTTTCATCGGTGATGGAACATCGACTTTCGATGTTATTTCGGATACTGAAACCGCCGAGGGTGGTCAACTGAATTATCAGCGTGGTTCTACTTTTACCTTCCAAAATTTGACCATCAAAGCCGGCGAAGGCGCTTTCGATGGTATCGTGTGTGACGAACTGACCTATTATAACTGCACCATCACGGGCAAACTCACTCTCTACGGCAAAGCAACCTTTATCAACTGCACCTTTGAAAATGATATGGCCGACCAATATTCCATCTGGACATGGGGCGGCACGGAGGTGAAGTTTGAAGGCTGCACGTTCAACACGAATGGCAAGGCTATTCTGCTGTACGGTAAGGGGCCGACCGATCTGATCGTTTCCAACTGTACTTTCAATGATCGCAACAATGGTTCTGCCGGGAAAGCCGCTATCGAGATAGGTAACGACTACAACGCAACTTACTCCCTCACCACCACAAACTGCACGGTAAACGGTTTTGCTGATGGTAAAAACACCGGTAGTAAATTGTGGGCAAACAAGAACAGTATGAATGCAGAACACCTGTCCGTTACCATTGACGGGGAAAAAGTTTTGTAA
- a CDS encoding RagB/SusD family nutrient uptake outer membrane protein: MNKIFLYSLLFLLSITGCDSMFDDELPPHDLVGENAITNETSAETALNGIFSNLQGYGTMSAYYICDNEYRTGLLNGTYRGTFETDGLLGFKLTEEYSYVADPWKLAYKMVNAANNFIYYVEKLSESLFGENRKTEMLAEAKFARAFGHAFLLRKYGYFWDINSPLGPIIRLEPSSISNNSMGRSSVKESYEKIFEDLDYAIQYGPRFYSKYRSCATTAKAFKADILMNRGEEGDYTEAIRLANEVIASDEFGLEDKYEDIFNKGYSSKELMFTRHIKTPPTMDDNVGSLFKMFGGATYKPTEMYFEILTPDDKRYEATFDSVMLGNGTAARKTQVWKKHYVTSGDCPMYYMRVAQMYLIKAEAMARTNATIKDCLDVLNVLRLRSGNTTFDVADYSTLSDVLEEVFRENVREIGMENGAIFYLSVRYTEGNRRKLKDMNPNFENDDQLCFPIPKAELEHNFVVEQKPL; encoded by the coding sequence ATGAACAAGATATTTTTATATAGCCTATTGTTTCTTCTTTCAATAACAGGATGTGACAGCATGTTCGATGACGAACTTCCCCCTCATGATCTGGTCGGGGAAAATGCGATCACGAACGAGACCTCCGCAGAAACAGCGTTAAATGGCATCTTCTCGAATTTACAGGGATACGGAACGATGAGCGCATATTACATCTGTGACAACGAGTACCGCACGGGACTGTTAAACGGAACTTACCGGGGTACATTCGAAACGGACGGTTTGTTAGGTTTCAAATTGACCGAAGAATATTCATACGTTGCCGATCCTTGGAAATTAGCTTACAAAATGGTAAACGCCGCGAATAATTTCATCTATTACGTGGAAAAATTATCCGAAAGCCTATTCGGAGAGAACCGGAAAACAGAAATGCTGGCAGAAGCCAAATTCGCCCGTGCGTTCGGACACGCATTCCTACTAAGGAAATACGGATACTTCTGGGATATAAACAGTCCTCTCGGCCCGATCATTCGTCTGGAACCTTCATCCATCTCGAATAATAGCATGGGACGTAGTTCCGTGAAAGAGAGTTATGAAAAAATATTCGAAGACCTGGATTACGCGATACAGTACGGTCCCCGTTTTTATTCCAAATACCGTTCCTGCGCGACAACTGCCAAAGCTTTTAAAGCAGATATCTTAATGAATCGAGGAGAAGAAGGAGACTACACGGAAGCAATACGATTGGCAAATGAAGTGATTGCCAGTGATGAATTCGGATTGGAAGACAAATATGAAGATATTTTTAACAAGGGGTACTCTTCAAAAGAATTGATGTTCACACGACACATCAAGACACCGCCTACAATGGATGATAACGTGGGTAGCTTGTTCAAGATGTTCGGTGGTGCAACCTATAAACCGACAGAGATGTATTTCGAAATTCTGACCCCAGACGATAAACGTTACGAAGCTACTTTCGATTCCGTGATGCTCGGTAACGGAACGGCAGCACGAAAAACACAGGTGTGGAAGAAACATTACGTCACATCCGGCGATTGCCCGATGTATTATATGCGCGTGGCCCAGATGTACTTGATCAAGGCTGAGGCAATGGCTCGCACGAATGCCACTATAAAGGACTGTCTGGACGTGCTGAATGTTCTACGCCTTCGTTCCGGTAACACGACTTTTGATGTAGCCGATTACAGTACCCTGTCAGACGTGCTGGAAGAGGTTTTCCGGGAGAACGTACGGGAAATCGGGATGGAAAACGGAGCTATATTCTATCTCTCCGTGAGATATACCGAAGGAAACCGCCGAAAATTAAAAGATATGAACCCGAATTTTGAGAATGACGACCAACTGTGTTTCCCCATTCCCAAAGCCGAATTGGAACATAATTTCGTAGTAGAGCAAAAACCTTTATAA